TCTGGTGAGGTTGAGCCAGGCTGGTGACCAGACCTACAAATCCCCGGGTTGTTTTTTGTGTCTGGCAGGAACGCCCTGGTCTGCAGCCATGATCACCTGACTCTTTTCTTGACCTTGGTGTCTGGGCTGGAGTTTATTCGCTTCGACCTGGATCTGGTGAGACACCTTGGCTCTTGATACTGGTAGGAGGAGGGCGGGGAGGACTTCATTTTTCTAGTCCATCTGGAGCTTGTTGGGTGTGGCTGATCTTGGCAACACCTGTTTGTTCAGATAAAGGACTTTTAGGGTCAGTGGGATTGGCTGGAAAGGGGTTTTCTCTAGACGTATACTCACGGCCAGGATTCCTGCTTcagtgtcttctggcctctacacacctGGGGAAAAGCCACATAGCCTCAAGTGTCTTCGCTCAGAGGGACTCACCTTTGTGTCTAAGACATGAGTGTCTGAGAGGTACAGGACAAATCCTTGGGATCCTGACAGGCATTCTTGGCTCTGTGCTTCTCCATAGGAGCTCTTAACCCCTCTTCCAATTCTCACGCTTCCTTTACACCCGTACACTGAGCAGACTTTCCCATGGCCACAGGGCTCACTTCCTAAGACTCTACCTACCCCCCAGGTGCCTAAAATCACAGATGGTACCAAACCCTGTATATGCTGTGGctctacacatatacatatatacatgatatggatatatatatatatatttcaaatgtatATTCATCATACATATATGTCTAATAaagtttaatttgtaaattaGGCACGGGCTAatttacaatttaattttaagagaatgtacttttcttgcagaggacctgagtttagttgcCAGAACATTTGTATGACAagtagttcacaaccacctgtaaccccagtgccaggGGACTCTGACGCCCTCTTTTGGTCACTGAGAGTATTGCACTCAGAAGTGCACATACCTCAACGCAGAAACATATAAACACTTAATTATAAAATCTTAAattgcacacctttattcccggcacttgggaggtagaggcaggcagatctctgagtttgaagccaacctacatagagaaaccctgtcctgaaaaaaaaaaaaagaaactaataaaagcTAAGAGATAACAATAGTAGCAAAATAGGACAATTATAACAATATAAGTgttttggatttaaaaaaaaaacttttgagtTTTATGGGCAAAtcaggaggatcagagttcaaagtcatATTCAGCTGTATAGTAAAGTCAAGCCCAGCCCGAGATTCATGAAATCCCATTGGAAatgcaacagcaacagcaacaaaaacaggGGCTAATGAtttgactcagtggataaaaacacttgccacacaaacctgTCCTCCCAAGTTCAATACCCAGATCCtacataaaagtggaaggagagaaccaactccacaaaactgtctctgatctccacacaaaTCCTGAGGCATGTGTATGCTCTCCCAACCACCACTACACATACAtcatgtacacaaaataataaaagataaataatttttttattgagacaggacagagatccatctgcctctgcctcccaagtactgggattaaaggtgtgcaccacatgcctAGCTCcaaaaaattttgaaaacttaTCAATTGTTTTATTTCTGGAAGTTCCCATTTAATATTTCCAGACGAGAGTAACAAGCCATAGACAGCAAAACAGGAAGCCTGAGGGAATGCCTGTACAAGGACAATACTGACCCCAAAGAGGCCCGAGCATCTCATAGGCCTGGGTTCCTCAAGATTAGTGTAACCACCCCATCCTGATCACACCCTTCCCTGCTCCCTGCCCCAACAGGCTGAAGGTGGGATTTGGCAGTGGTAGAAACCAGAGAAAGTCAGATTCTAGTGCTGAGAGCTGTCAGGGAGATGTTAGCTGCTCTAATTGGATTCCCAGggctctttttccttccctttttgagGTGCTGATGGTGGGACCCAGCTGGACATGCATTCAGTCAAGTGACGGACGCACTGCTGACACCCATCACATCCAAAGCTTCAGAACTGTTTCCTTACCGCTTGGGGCAGTTACTTACTAATTAACTCCAGAAGCACATTGATTTCCCTAAGAAAagagagtgtggtgtgtgtgtgtgtgtgtgtgtgtgtgtggtgtgagtctgtgtctgtgtgtgtgagtctgtgtgtgtgtgtgtgtgtgtgtgtgtgtgtgtgtgtgtgtgtgtgtgtgtgtctgtgtgtgtgtgtgtgtgtgtgtgtgtgtgtgtgtgtgtgtgtgtgtgtgtgtgtgtgtgtggtctgtgtctgtgtgtctgtgtgtgtgtgtgtctgtgtgtgtgtgtctgtgtgtgtgtgagtctgtgtgtgtgtgtctgtgtgtgtgtgtgtgtgtgtgtgtgtgtgtgtgtgtgtgtgtgtgtgtctctgtgtgtgtgatccCCATCGTCCTTCCCATCCTGGTGATTGCTTTCCCATTGTTTGCCGGCTACCCCAAGGCAACAcccacccctttcttcctcttctctctccccaggaTGCCCCTTACTTAGATCTGGCCCCCTACATGCCTGACTACTATAAACCTCAGTACCTGTTGGACTTCGAAGACCGTCTTCCCAGCTCAGTCCATGGCTCAGACAGCCTGTCCCTCAACTCCTTCAACTCTGTCACCTCCACCAACCTGGAATGGGATGACAGTGCTATTGCCCCATCTAGTGAGGGTAAGTGGCCCCGGAGCAAAAGGAGCTAGACCTGTGCCCTGAGGTGGCCTCTGGAGCCTCCTAAGCCTGGCTGAGTGGCAATGTCTTTCTGGTGTTTGGGATTTGCAATTGAACCTTTCTAACTTTTCCAGAAGTTTCTAGCCTCATGCCCAGGGTCAGTCTTCTGCGTTGGAAACTCTTGCCCTAGTCAGGGCTGAGCATCAGCTGCCTGGGGAAGCTTGTCCTGCAGCAGGTTCTGTGCAGAGGCTGCACAagcccaggagagagagaggcaggccaTCTGAGGGGGCAGGAATCCTCATGGCTTCTTGGGCAGGGCAGTCCCTCCTAGTGCTCCTCCAGAGATGGCTGACCTGTTCcccctgaaactgacaagctgtGGGTGGCCTTTCAGCTCAGCTCAGTTGCTAGAAACTCTGGCTTTCCTCAGACCTTAGGTGTTGCCCCACTTCTGTTTTGAGCTAGTCTTCCTTCTTGTGATCTCATTCACTCACCTCCTGGGAGGTGGACTCAGAGGACACGCTTAGCTCCCCTGGTCGCCTCCCCTGAGACCTGACCTTCTCattccttgtttctgtttctgtttgtgcCATGGGTCATGTGTCCCACTTTCAGACTTACGTCAGCAAGATTTGCAGTGCAGGAGCTggcagtgtagctcagtgggtggAGCACTGGTGTAGCGTATGTGAAACCCTAGGCTCAATCCCCGCCACTGTATAAATCCAAGCTTGTGGCCAATGAGATGGTCTAGTGGCTAAAAAGCACCTGCCACACCACCCAAACCTGACGACCTGACTGATCCTGGGAACCCACCATGCAAGGAGAGGACCTGAAGGTTGTCCTTTGgtctccacaaacacacactgtgaCACATTCACACCTGTGCCTAtgcatcacacatcacacacacacacacacacacacacacacacactacacacacacattacacacacacacacacactacacacacacattacacacacacacacacattacacacacacacactacacacacacacacacacacacacattacacagacacacacattacacacacacacacactacacacacacacacattacacacactacacacacattacacacacacacacacactacacacacacacactacacacacacacattacacacacacacacacacacacacacacacacacacacacacacactgggcatgatgggcacatctgtaatcccagcacttaagtagagtcaggaggatcagaagttctggGTCGTTCTCTactatgtagcaagttcaagaccagccttggctacatgataAATGTTTCCAAAactgataataataaaaatacttacaTTGCTTATTTGCTTATAGGACAAGTAAAGCAGCCACTGGGTCTCCTTGGGTGGGCCTCATGGGCTATCCTGGAGGAGGAGTCAGAGGGGCAGGCCTTGAAGAAGCGGCCAGGCCATCCATGGATGGAGGTTATACTGTCTGGTTCTAGCCAGAGGACAGCACCTCATTACCCCGATGGCCACAGGGGGAGGAAAGCCAAGAGACTCAGGTTCTTGTGAGACAGAACAGGCTCTGGGTTAGGAAGGCGTGGCCCTCAGGTCAGCCGAGGTCACAGTGGGCTGTTAGACAACATGTACGagtttctccctctttcttctccccatgTCTCCCTCCTTCCACTGCCCGTTTCTAATCTTGAGTTTTGTCCCTCGTTTTTATAGATTATGATTTTGGAGATGTGTTTCCAGCAGTGCCGTCTGTACCCAGCACAGACTGGGAAGGTGGGACAGAGTCCTCTGTGACCCTCTTTTCCTGTTTTGCAACGTTTCCACGCCGGGCTTTCTGCATGTTTCAAAATCAGCTCCTTATTACTTATAACAATGCCCATGGTCATAATGACGCCGCAGCTGGTGTTGGAGTAGGTGGAATTCTGCAGGAGGGGAACTTGGCCTTTAGCTAGCCCAGGAGTCCTGCTCTCAGCGAGCATTCCTGCCCTTCCACGGGGGCCTCAGGAGTCATTAAGCGTCTGTTGCACAGACACCAGGCCACCTCCTGATATCAGTCCCAGTTGTTATACTAATGGTATATGTGTGACCTGGCTGAGTGCAGAAACCTGTGGGAGAGGAGTGATGCCCTGAGATACAGGGATGGTAAACTCCCATCTACCACAGGAGCTTCCAGGGGAAAGATGGAGACTTGGTCCTTTCAGGCTCTCCCTAATGGACTGAGATCCAAGTGAGGAAACTGCCCAGGCAGAGCTGAAACTCCCTACAGGgaggagccagcaagatggtttggcaagtaaaggagcttgccaccaagcataACCACTTGAATTCTTTCCCTGGAagccacatggtgggaggagagaactgtcATCCCCAAatggcctctgacctctatgtaCACAGGATCCTCTTGACCgctgtgtacacacacagcatcctctgacctctgtgtacacacacagcatcctctgacctctgtgtacacacacagcattctctgacctctgtgtacacacacagcatcctctgacctctgtgtacacacacagcattctctgacctctgtgtacacacacagcatcctctgacctctgtgtacacacacagcattctctgacctctgtgtacacacacagcatcctctgacctctgtgtacacacacagcattctctgacctctgtgtacacacacagcatcctctgacctctgtgtacacacacagcattctctgacctctacatacatgcataaGCATGCCCCACCTCATAAATGAGTCAATGTGAAAGCCTCTGATGAGGAGATTCTCTTAGGAGTTTTAAAGCAGTTAAGCTTTCTACTCTGTCCACTGGGCATCAGCATTTTGGGAggtattttttttctgcctgtggCTTGGACAAATTCACACAGGGACTCCCAGGTTGCAGGGCTTACTCCAAGTGGGGTTTCAGTTTGATACAGTAAATGCTTGCTCCTAACTATGAGGCTGTCCCAGACTCCCTTCCCAAAGAGCTCCTGCCCCAGGCACCCCTTCTTGCCTGAGGTGGGGTTCCCCCTGAGGGTGACCTGAGCAGTGGACAAGAGCTGATGTTTCTCAGGTGATATGAGTGTGAGAGACATGGGCTCCAACACTGAGAGGTGGATTGTGTCGCTCGGCTAAGAAGGTAGCTCTGAGGAGTATGTTTGAGTGCAGGTAGTGTGAGCCCCGGAATTCCACCTAACATCTATTCTCCTCTCGGCCTCTTCTGAAGCATAATGTCGGCCTTGGTTTTTCCCTCTGGCTCTAACCACTAACCCTTTCCTGACACACTTTTTACAGTCACTTAACAGGCAGGCCATGACCTCTGACCTTCCTCCACAGCCCTGTATATCTTGCCCAGAAACTAATAGCCCAGCTTGCTCaggctgggctgggcctaggcagGGTTATAGTCATCGCAACAGTGACTCTCCAAGTTCCTCAGCACTAAGGCACCACTGTCTCCTTGAGCCTGGAGGAAAGCAAGACTTGGGAGGCAACTCCAAACTTGGGGTCCTGTGCAGGACTGGGTAGGGTGATCCATGGTCCTCTCTATAAATTGGTAGGCACCCAGACACCTACCATGTCCTGGGGTTTGTTCACTCACCTCCCATGACCCCTCCCACAAGCAGCTACCAGTGCTGCGGGGACAAAGGAGTTGACATCTCTATCCCTGTGGGAGCCCTCTGTGGGGGTTGGAAGGCATGGCTTCCTTCTGATAGCTAGACTCCAATCAGGAAAACTGAAGAATGTCCCTAGCATGTACCTGACAGAGATGTCATTTCTTTTAACCattcctgaggcaggagaatggctgATTGtcccaggccagacagggctacatagtaagacacacacacccaatctcaaaatgataaaaatgagaaaatacaaccacataaaaaaaaaaaaaacagagaaacaaagttcTGTGTCAGGCAGCAGGCCCCAGGCCTTCCGGTGTGCTTAGGGAAGCATGTTCTTTCCTCTTCTGCACAGGTAATGGCCAGCAAGATGTGCACATGCCAACTACTAGAGTATGAGTGGCCATTAGCCTTCACCCAGGTAGTCCCACCAGCTGGTCCCAGGCCTCAGCTCTCTGCCTGGGCAGTTCCCATCTGCCACCAGATAAATAGCCCCCTGTACTCCCCAGGATGGTGCTCCCGTGATGGTGCTCCCCATATGCCTATTCCAGTGAGTTAGAATGGAGGCCAGTTAGACCAGCTCCTCACTGAAAGGCAACAGCGTCCTCCAGCTCACCCTAAGAGGGGTACCTGGCTCTGTCCCCCGGAGTGCTATTAGGTTTCGGGGAGAAAAGTCAGTATCCTCTGAAGAGCCTGCAAAGTGTCTTGGAGGACACTTTGTTCCTCTTCTGCTCTGCATCTCATCTTGTTGTCCCTGATCTGTCTGTCACTGTCCTGTGTTGCGTTGGGTCCTATGTTCCCCTCCCCTGCGCTCCCTAGCCCAGCTTCCTTTTCCttgtctcttctgttcttcttgcTTCTTTTGTTCCCTGTTGTCTGCTGGGGAGGGGCCTAGCAGAGGACTTTGGGTGTCACTTTGCACAGGGAGTGGTGTTGAGGGCCTGCCCAGAATCCCCAATCCTTACGGGAGGAGGTTCTGGGGTTATCCCAGGAGGTATGCACCCTGTCTCCTCTTGGGGTCCCAGCCACCCTACCCAGGGCTTAGGCCTAAAAGCTGTTTCACATTGTGGACCCTTAACTGAACTTGGCTAAGTGTGAGTACTAAGGGCTCCCAGTGACACCGAAGACAGTGTCTCCATCATTTGGCTCCAAAAGCATCAATTGCATGTCCTGTGGGTGGGGACTCTGCTCTTGAACTAGGGTCACCATGGTCAGGCTTCCCTGGGAGGAACTGGCCCACCTTCCCTGAGATAAGGCGTCTTCTGGGGCCCATTTGGTAGGCTGACAGGCTGTCTGTGTCCTGTCTCTTTGTCCTTGCAGATGGAGATCTCACAGATACCATCAGTGGCCCTCGTTCCACTGCCTCAGACCTGACCAGTAGCAAGACATCCACCAAGAGCCCCACCCAGCGCCATAACCCCTTCAATGAGGAGCAGCCCGAGGCTGTGTCATCATCTGACACCACCCCTGTGCACACTACCTctcaggagaaggaaaaggcacaGGCCCCAGACCAGTCAGATGGCTGTACGGAGCTTGAAGTCATCAGGTTAGGAGGGAGGGGACCGGGAGAAGGCGGGTGAGCACCTAGCACCCAATGTCCCCCTCTGGGCTCAATGTGTAGTCCAGGGCAGACAGGGCTTCCCCAAGAGAAGGGGACATCACTGAGGCTTAGGAAGCAGCCCCTTCACACCTTGTGCAGTTCTTTGGACCACAGGTTTCAGAAGATCTGCCCCATGTAGGCTGCTGTAACCAAGTGCAAAGACAGATGGCAGAAGCAACAGAAGAgcagagttttcctttttttcttttggtctgaGACAGCTGTCTGTGTGTAgttctggccatcctggaacttaaCTATGTAGACTGGCTTCATTctcagatcctctggcctctgcctcgagtgctggaattaaaggcatgtgtcaccacgcCTGGCCAGGCCTCTTTTGTTTAAGATGGTTTCTCTATgaagctctggttgtcctggaacttcctgtatagaccaggctccagcctctgcctcctgagtgctgggattagaggcctgtgCCATCTTACCGGGCCACATCAAGTCTTTACTCTGGTGGTTGAGGTGAGGGTGCCACACCCACAGTTTCTGAGCGGAACCTTTCCATGTTTGCATGTGTCCATCTTGTATGTGTCTCCATGTCAGAACAGAGAAACCTCTCGGGCTGTTTTCATAAGGGCCATGATCCCATTCAGAGGGCTCTGCTGCCGTGACTGTAGCACCTCTCAGAAGCACCCGCTTGACACCATTACCTGTGGATTAGGGTTCCCATGCATGAGTTGAGGTGGACACAGCATCCATCTTGGACTAAGGTCCAAGCCCTGGAGGGACTGGCCTGGGCAGCAGCCATAGCTGGCTGACTTCTGGGCACTTTGTTTAGCCCACCCAGGGCCAGAAACCACCTTCGGGTCAGACCTCTTCCCAGGagtatttgtatgtttgttttgtaagAAAAGGCCTCACTATAGATGTATGAAGCCCAGATTGGACTCACCCTTGCCAGCAGCCTCCTGCTCCAGGCTCCCAGTGCTGGGTAGTCAGCATACATTCTGAGATCCCTCTAGTTTTGGTTCTGGTAGAGCCTGCTTCATGGTTCATGTCTTTGACACATGGACAGAGGGATGCAAAGGAGGAGTCTCTTGGCCAGAGCCATCTCAGCTCTCTGACCTCCCTTGGGCCTGCTCTGAAAACTCTCCACACCAAATGAGGAGAGAAGCCCCATTTCCCACCATACCTGCTggcctgaggcaggagcattgcttCCTAGGGTCTGgacttggaacacacacacactctgtctctgtctctgtctctcattcacttactctcatgtacacacacacacacacacacacacacacacacacctacacctacacctgCTCACACAGACCCTCCTTCAGGTTGGTTAAAGTACATGGGAGCTTGAGAGAGACACTCAGCCCTGAAGTGTCTTAGCTGGGCCCATCCCAGCCATCTTAGAACCAAAGGGTAGGGCCAACGTGATAGACGCAGAAACTCTGAGGTGTTTGTGAGCAAATCATTTATTCCCAATGATACCTAGGGGAAAGGGTCTGTTGTTCACATCCTAAGTGGAGTAGAGAGTTGTTGGTTTAACTAAACGTGGTCTAAGTTTGCTTCCTGGACAGACGTAGCTAGCTCAGttgggtttgttttgctttgttaggttttctgagacaaagtcacACTATCacactatatagccctggttggcctggaaatagatatgcagaccaggctagccttaaatgacccccacctctgccttcgagtgctgggattataaatttgtgctaccaggcctggcttagctcagactttttttttttttctcctctttttgtttctgagatgggTCTGGCTATGTAGCCTTGCTGGCCTGtgctcacaatcctcctgcctctacctcccaagtgctgggatcataagtGTGTACTAGCAGGCCTGGCTGCTACCTCAGTTCTGTCAGCTAGGATTTGTAGGCCTGTTCGGGAGCTATTTATGCCTCTCTTGGTTGTCCCTCCTACCCATCTCTGCCAGCACCAGAACGCCTTAGGTCTGTCACCTTGTACTGCCCAGGACTACATACACTCTGGACTGTCTCTCTGACCTAGCCTGTACCCCGGGGTTACTAAAGCATTAACCCCTCCCCTGTCACTGCCATCACAGGGTcaccaagaagaagaaaattggTAAGAAGAAAAAGACCAAATTGGAGGAGGAAGCAAGCCCACTACAGCCCACCTCCAACTACCAGAAATGTTCTAGGCAGAGGGATGGTGACAGACTTGTGGGCACCCCAAGCCTGGGACGGGACTTGCCAGATCCTGCACTTGCCTCCCCGCAGGAGCAAGGGGGAGGTCCCAGCAGTGAACAGTCTGAGCTCAGCCAGATGGGCTTGCTGATCCCGGAGATGAAGGACACTTCCATGGAGTGCCTGGGACAGCCCCTGAGCAAAGTCATTGACAAGCTCCACGGACAGCTGGACCCAAGCACGTGGTGTTCCCATCCTGATCCTCCGGATCAGTCCTTTCGGACCGGCTCTCCCGGGGAGGCCCCGGAAAAACCACCATTTGGCGACTTTAGTGAGGGGCTTCCAGCCCCAATGGACTTCTACCGCTTTACGGTCGAGAGTCCAAGTACTGTTGCACCAGGTGGCGGCCACCATGACCCTGCAGGGCCTAGCCAACCGCTGCATGTTCCTGGTAGCCCTGCGACTGCTATccaagaagaagagggaggaagaggagagagaccgGCATCTCAGCCCCTAGAGGACATGCAGGGGGAGACTCAGGAACCAGAGCCACAGGAACGGGACACCCAGTTATCACTGGTCAGCCAGGAGCCTGTGCCTGAACCTGTGTCCCAGCCTGAACTTGGAACCCAGGAGGCTCTTTGCAAGCTCAAGCGAGACCAGCCCAGTCCATGCCTGAGCAGCGCTGAGGACTCCGGGGTGGACGAGGGCCAGGGCAGCCCTTCAGAGCTGGCACATCCCTCAGAGTTCAGGTGAGGGCTGTCTACACCTGGTGCAGGATCTGCCAGTCCAGCAGCCTGCTGGTGGGAGATGGAAAGGCGAGTGACCTCCTGCCTGACCCCTGCTCCTCCTGCCCCTTGTCCCTGTCACAGAGTGGACAACAATCACTTACTCCTGCTGATGATCCATGTCTTTAGAGAAAACGAAGAGCAGTTGTTCAAAGTAAGTCCCCGGACTGGGGAGCCATCGAGCAACACAGCAAAGGCGTGTTGGGTCACCCAGACTGTTGACCCGTTGACTGCGCATGCGGTCCCGCAGGGCAGGCGCGCAGGCTGACTCCCGTTTGCTTGGGCTCTTAGATGATCCGGATGAGCACAGGGCACATGGAGGGCAACCTGCAGCTGCTATACGTGCTCCTCACAGACTGCTACGTCTACCTACTTCGGAAAGGTGCCTGCCCTGCCGCCCCAggccctccccagccccccacccccactgtagGCGTGTACTAATGACAAGGTGTCCCATGGGAGGTATTGCCAGCTGGGCTGagcccccctcccacccccgtCTGTCATTGAGCTATACTGACACTTCACATTACAGGGTAAGGGGGGGTCTCCTCTGCCACGGGGCTGGGTCTTAGGAAATGGGGCTGGGGGACAGGAAAAGGCCAGCCAGGGTAATAGGTATTGTGGTCTCCTCTCTCAGGGGCCACAGAGAAGCCATACCTGGTGGAAGAGGCTGTTTCTTACAATGAACTTGACTATGTGTCGGTGAGTGCAGGCTCTGCAGTTGGTGTACCTGCCTGGGTGTGCGGCTTCTCAGGCCACCCACACTTAGAGTTGCAGAACAAGGTCCCTCCTGGGTATGGGTGCCAACATCCACAGAGGCCTCTGTACACATGCTGAGACACAAGAGTCAAGTGCGAAGATGCCTCTTCCTGCACCAGATCCTTGACCATCTTCCCGAATTCATGCCAGGCCCCAGATCTTGGTCAGGGGCCTTCCTAGTCGTGACCCCAGACGTATGGTTTCTCCCTTCCCAATCCGAGCCAACCCTCACTGTGACCGCACTGCCCCTTATGCTGGGCAGTGGCCAAGCCCTGTGTGGTTTCTGGCAGGTTGGCCTGGACCAACAGACGGTGAAGCTAGTGTGTGCTGATCGCAGGAAGCAGTTTTTGCTGGACACAGCTGATGTGGCCCTGGCTGAGTGAGtgtcacccccccacacacccctcaACAAGACAGGAGAAGCAACATCTGCCTTGGGCATGGCCCTGGCCAGGGGTAGAAGCAGACAGTCATCTGTTCCCCCAAGAGCCTGTGCTCTGCTCAGAGAGGCAGGGAAGTGGACAGTCACTGACTAACTCACCTCAGCCCCTCAGGACCTGTGGAGAGGAAAGGGGCTGGTGTGAGGTCCAATGAGAGGGGAGACACCAGAGCCAGACTGCTGCCTTGAACTATGGACATGAGACTTACACAGGATGAGGTCCTATCTGCACTGATTAGAATGGTCAAGTCCTACTGGCCAGCACTTTGTCTAGTGTCCCTTTACGTTCAGAATTCCAGGCCCCTTGGACACTAGGAATGGTCAGGCCTTTTCTGGGTACCATCCAGGGATGCAGGGCTCTGACCTCATCGTCTTCCACTGCCGCCCCGATTCTAGCATCCTCAGCCCCTGGTTTCTGTTAGCTCTGAGCCAGGAGTTCTCAGGACAGAGCCCTGTCCCCCCAGACCTGTCCCCAGGCCTCTGACAGCAAACCGCACTCCTCGCACAGGCTCTTCTTGGCGTCTCTGAAGTCAGCTATGATCAAAGGCTGCCGGGAACCACCCTACCCTAGCATCTTGACTGATGCCACCATGGAGAAGTTGGCACTAGCCAAATTTGTCGCCCAGGAATCCAAATGTGAGGTCAGTGTCTGGGGAGGGAACTCCAGTGGCACACCAACATTAGCTTGCCTTGGATTAAGTCTAATGATACAAATGGTGCCTTTAGCATTTCTCAGTCACCTTGTGGGAAGGGCTTTGCTCCTGGGCGTACCCTCTTGCCGACTTGGCTATGTCCTGAGGTTACCTTGTTATCACTGTTCCTAGGGCTGGGCCATGGGTAAGCTGAGGCTCTGCCAAGCTGAGGCTCTGCCTTATTTGCTTTGTCTATTGCCTGAACCTGCAGGCATCCACAGTGAGTGTGCATTTCTATGGGCTTGTGCACTGGGAAGACCCCATGGACAAGACCCTGGGCCCTGTGTCCTGCAACTGCTCACCCCCTGAGGGCACCATCACCAAAGAAGGCATGCTGCACTACAAGGCTGGCACCTCGTATCTGGGCAAGGAACACTGGAAGCCCTGCTTCGTGGTGCTCAGGTGGGAACCCAGCAGTGGTGGGCCCAGGGGATGGCTCAGGCCCCTAGCAGGAGAGGCCCAAGGGCAGATGCCTCCCTTCTCCACAGTGCTGTGGGGTCAGCTTTTCTGTGCCCCCAGTTTTCGGGGCACAGGATT
This DNA window, taken from Cricetulus griseus strain 17A/GY chromosome 2, alternate assembly CriGri-PICRH-1.0, whole genome shotgun sequence, encodes the following:
- the Plekhm2 gene encoding pleckstrin homology domain-containing family M member 2 isoform X4 translates to MEPREVKDRILENISLSVKKLQSYFAACEDETPAIRNHDKVLQRLCEHLDHALLYGLQDLSSGYWVLVVHFTRREAIKHIEVLQHVATNLGRSRAWLYLALNENSLESYLRLFQENLGLLQKYYVRNALVCSHDHLTLFLTLVSGLEFIRFDLDLDAPYLDLAPYMPDYYKPQYLLDFEDRLPSSVHGSDSLSLNSFNSVTSTNLEWDDSAIAPSSEDGDLTDTISGPRSTASDLTSSKTSTKSPTQRHNPFNEEQPEAVSSSDTTPVHTTSQEKEKAQAPDQSDGCTELEVIRVTKKKKIGKKKKTKLEEEASPLQPTSNYQKCSRQRDGDRLVGTPSLGRDLPDPALASPQEQGGGPSSEQSELSQMGLLIPEMKDTSMECLGQPLSKVIDKLHGQLDPSTWCSHPDPPDQSFRTGSPGEAPEKPPFGDFSEGLPAPMDFYRFTVESPSTVAPGGGHHDPAGPSQPLHVPGSPATAIQEEEGGRGERPASQPLEDMQGETQEPEPQERDTQLSLVSQEPVPEPVSQPELGTQEALCKLKRDQPSPCLSSAEDSGVDEGQGSPSELAHPSEFRVDNNHLLLLMIHVFRENEEQLFKMIRMSTGHMEGNLQLLYVLLTDCYVYLLRKGATEKPYLVEEAVSYNELDYVSVGLDQQTVKLVCADRRKQFLLDTADVALAELFLASLKSAMIKGCREPPYPSILTDATMEKLALAKFVAQESKCEASTVSVHFYGLVHWEDPMDKTLGPVSCNCSPPEGTITKEGMLHYKAGTSYLGKEHWKPCFVVLSNGILYQYPDRTDVIPLLSVNMGGEQCGGCRRSNTTDRPHAFQVILADRPCLELSANSEAEMAEWMQHLCQAVSKGVIPQGVAPSPCIPCCLVITGDRLFTCHEDCQTSFFRSLGMARLADISAISTELGKEYCVLEFSQDSPQLLQPWVIYLSCTSELDRFLTALSSGWKAIYQVDLPHKAIHEASIKQKFEDALSLIHSAWQRSDSLCRGRASRDPWC
- the Plekhm2 gene encoding pleckstrin homology domain-containing family M member 2 isoform X2, with protein sequence MEGLEKRRLQSYFAACEDETPAIRNHDKVLQRLCEHLDHALLYGLQDLSSGYWVLVVHFTRREAIKHIEVLQHVATNLGRSRAWLYLALNENSLESYLRLFQENLGLLQKYYVRNALVCSHDHLTLFLTLVSGLEFIRFDLDLVLMVGPSWTCIQSSDGRTADTHHIQSFRTVSLPLGDAPYLDLAPYMPDYYKPQYLLDFEDRLPSSVHGSDSLSLNSFNSVTSTNLEWDDSAIAPSSEDYDFGDVFPAVPSVPSTDWEDGDLTDTISGPRSTASDLTSSKTSTKSPTQRHNPFNEEQPEAVSSSDTTPVHTTSQEKEKAQAPDQSDGCTELEVIRVTKKKKIGKKKKTKLEEEASPLQPTSNYQKCSRQRDGDRLVGTPSLGRDLPDPALASPQEQGGGPSSEQSELSQMGLLIPEMKDTSMECLGQPLSKVIDKLHGQLDPSTWCSHPDPPDQSFRTGSPGEAPEKPPFGDFSEGLPAPMDFYRFTVESPSTVAPGGGHHDPAGPSQPLHVPGSPATAIQEEEGGRGERPASQPLEDMQGETQEPEPQERDTQLSLVSQEPVPEPVSQPELGTQEALCKLKRDQPSPCLSSAEDSGVDEGQGSPSELAHPSEFRVDNNHLLLLMIHVFRENEEQLFKMIRMSTGHMEGNLQLLYVLLTDCYVYLLRKGATEKPYLVEEAVSYNELDYVSVGLDQQTVKLVCADRRKQFLLDTADVALAELFLASLKSAMIKGCREPPYPSILTDATMEKLALAKFVAQESKCEASTVSVHFYGLVHWEDPMDKTLGPVSCNCSPPEGTITKEGMLHYKAGTSYLGKEHWKPCFVVLSNGILYQYPDRTDVIPLLSVNMGGEQCGGCRRSNTTDRPHAFQVILADRPCLELSANSEAEMAEWMQHLCQAVSKGVIPQGVAPSPCIPCCLVITGDRLFTCHEDCQTSFFRSLGMARLADISAISTELGKEYCVLEFSQDSPQLLQPWVIYLSCTSELDRFLTALSSGWKAIYQVDLPHKAIHEASIKQKFEDALSLIHSAWQRSDSLCRGRASRDPWC